The proteins below are encoded in one region of Lonchura striata isolate bLonStr1 chromosome 1, bLonStr1.mat, whole genome shotgun sequence:
- the LOC110474741 gene encoding serine/threonine-protein kinase SBK2, with amino-acid sequence MAKNSALTAAVPEGAAPTKIEELLEITAQSLVRAEVAEHYEVVRELGRGKYGHVMLVTHRQRGTPMALKLLPKASTKLHTFLYEYCVALSLATHPAIVGMFGIAIESSQYYGFLYEAALHKDLISIIKPRDGIPEPAAKQCAKQLVSALEFIHSRGLVYRDIKPENVLLFDPNCRLVKLTDFGLTRPKGTKLKLVAGVIPYTAPELSNTADSQGVPIDTSMDAWAFGVLLFCLLTGYFPWEQSLPEDPFFEDFMQWQETGLEKDVPRHWKRLTAKAAGMLRSLLALDPTKRGPVSGVLRYVGCPWRLEGGRSEEAAVKS; translated from the exons ATGGCCAAGAACTCAGCTCTGactgcagcagtgccagagggagcagcacCAACCAAGATAGAGGAGCTCCTGGAGATCACCGCTCAGAGCCTGGTGCGCGCTGAGGTGGCTGAGCACTATGAGGTTGTtcgggagctgggcaggggcaaGTATGGCCATGTGATGCTAGTGACCCACCGGCAGAGAG GGACTCCTATGGCTCTCAAGCTGCTACCCAAAGCCAGTACCAAGCTGCACACCTTCCTGTATGAGTATTGTGTAGCACTGTCCCTCGCCACCCACCCTGCCATCGTTGGCATGTTCGGAATTGCCATTGAGTCCAGCCAGTACTATGGCTTCCTCTATGAAGCGGCGCTGCACAAAGACCTCATCTCTATCATCAAACCCCGC GATGGGATCCCCGAGCCGGCCGCCAAGCAGTGTGCCAAGCAGCTCGTGAGCGCGCTGGAGTTCATCCACAGCCGGGGGCTGGTGTACCGCGACATCAAGCCCGAGAACGTGCTGCTTTTTGATCCCAACTGCCGGCTCGTCAAACTCACTGACTTCGGCCTCACGAGGCCCAAGGGTACCAAGCTCAAGCTGGTGGCCGGGGTAATCCCCTACACTGCCCCCGAGCTGAGCAACACTGCTGATTCCCAGGGCGTGCCGATCGACACCAGCATGGATGCCTGGGCCTTTGGGGTGCTGCTTTTCTGCCTGTTGACCGGCTActttccctgggagcagagcctgccaGAGGACCCTTTCTTTGAGGACTTCATGCAGTGGCAGGAGACAGGCCTAGAAAAGGACGTGCCCCGGCACTGGAAGCGCCTGACAGCCAAGGCTGCCGGGATGCTGCGGAGCCTGCTGGCTCTGGATCCCACCAAGCGTGGCCCCGTCAGCGGGGTGCTGCGCTACGTCGGCTGCCCTTGGCGGCTGGAGGGTGGGCGCAGTGAGGAGGCTGCCGTGAAGTCCTAG